The following are encoded together in the Anaerostipes caccae L1-92 genome:
- a CDS encoding RrF2 family transcriptional regulator, translating to MKISTKGRYAVRLLYDLAQHNTGEWISLKDVSKRQGISIKYLEQIVRQLSVCGYLKSLRGPRGGYQLSKKPSEYTIEDVLEITEGSIAPVACLDDETNQCERYYDCPTIFIWEGLDKVVRDYLGSVTIQDILDRAASKGGNDFVI from the coding sequence GTGAAAATTTCAACCAAAGGCAGATATGCGGTCCGCTTATTATATGATCTGGCGCAGCACAATACGGGAGAATGGATTTCACTGAAGGATGTGTCAAAGAGACAGGGGATCTCCATAAAATATCTGGAGCAGATCGTAAGGCAGCTGAGTGTGTGCGGATATTTGAAAAGTCTGAGAGGCCCGAGAGGAGGGTATCAGCTTTCTAAAAAACCTTCGGAATATACGATCGAAGATGTTCTGGAAATAACAGAAGGCAGCATTGCCCCGGTGGCGTGTCTGGACGATGAGACCAATCAGTGCGAACGCTATTATGACTGTCCGACCATTTTTATCTGGGAAGGGCTGGATAAAGTTGTGAGGGATTATCTGGGCAGTGTGACGATACAGGATATTTTGGACCGTGCCGCTTCAAAAGGCGGAAATGATTTTGTAATATAG
- a CDS encoding MATE family efflux transporter — protein MKREKTAITLIKFCIPLILSGILQQLYNWADAFIVGNVAGENALAAIGSTTTVINLFLTAITGFTLGLSILFAQKFGGGKKDQISKTLSVFTVVLGCIFLLVPAAGIPGAYPLLRIMNTTPETIHMAKNYLQIILIGLPFLAVYNVYTSALRGIGNSRAPFGSVLCSSVVNVVLDLIFVGMMHWGAAGAAAATVISQMIMTVFIILYSVKNYPCLCFSIKKWTMDHAVLKEGLHLAIPPMIQSCISSFGGLILQNFMNGFGTQTVAAITTAYRVDTIILLPVINLGSGISTMVAQNHGAGKREQISKIVCAGTVMMIGVSLLLTWLVLGTGEYLISMFGISPESAEIGKNFFQRIAAFYVVYGIAMSIRGYIEGIGDVLFSSVSGIAALLSRIVFSYAFAGLCGNMIIAYAEAGSWGVLFFLYLIRALWRKKTGITPQKASSEN, from the coding sequence ATGAAAAGAGAAAAAACTGCAATTACATTGATCAAATTCTGCATACCGCTTATCTTAAGCGGTATTCTGCAGCAGCTCTACAACTGGGCGGATGCATTTATTGTCGGAAATGTAGCCGGAGAAAACGCCCTGGCCGCCATCGGTTCTACAACTACGGTCATTAACCTGTTCCTCACTGCCATAACAGGATTTACCCTCGGTCTTTCCATTTTATTTGCCCAAAAATTCGGCGGCGGAAAAAAAGATCAGATCTCAAAGACTCTGTCCGTATTCACCGTTGTACTCGGGTGTATTTTTTTACTTGTCCCGGCAGCAGGCATTCCGGGCGCTTATCCATTGCTCCGAATCATGAATACGACACCGGAAACCATACATATGGCAAAAAATTATCTTCAGATCATACTGATCGGCTTACCGTTTCTTGCCGTATATAACGTCTACACCTCGGCCCTCCGCGGCATCGGAAACAGCCGGGCTCCTTTTGGTTCTGTCCTCTGTTCGTCTGTCGTAAACGTTGTGCTGGATCTTATCTTTGTGGGAATGATGCACTGGGGTGCTGCCGGCGCGGCAGCCGCAACAGTAATCTCTCAGATGATTATGACTGTATTCATCATTCTATACAGTGTCAAAAATTATCCCTGTCTGTGTTTTTCCATAAAAAAATGGACTATGGATCACGCCGTTTTAAAAGAAGGTCTTCATCTTGCCATACCTCCGATGATCCAATCCTGTATCAGCTCCTTCGGCGGTCTTATCCTACAAAATTTTATGAACGGCTTCGGGACACAGACTGTTGCAGCCATTACCACAGCCTATCGCGTCGATACGATCATACTCCTGCCGGTCATCAATCTCGGCTCCGGCATATCTACAATGGTCGCACAGAATCACGGAGCAGGAAAAAGAGAGCAGATTTCTAAAATCGTCTGCGCCGGAACTGTGATGATGATTGGTGTTTCCTTATTATTGACATGGCTTGTACTGGGAACCGGGGAATATTTGATTTCCATGTTTGGAATCAGTCCGGAATCGGCTGAGATCGGAAAAAATTTCTTCCAAAGAATTGCGGCGTTTTATGTAGTATACGGCATCGCCATGTCCATCCGGGGTTATATAGAAGGAATTGGAGACGTTCTCTTCTCCAGTGTATCAGGGATTGCCGCACTGCTCTCCCGTATTGTATTTTCCTATGCTTTTGCCGGACTATGCGGAAACATGATCATTGCCTATGCGGAGGCAGGCTCATGGGGAGTCCTGTTCTTCCTGTATCTGATACGCGCCCTTTGGAGAAAGAAAACGGGCATTACGCCACAAAAGGCATCTTCTGAAAATTAA
- the cysK gene encoding cysteine synthase A produces MAGIYQNVTELIGNTPLVRLNRLEKEYGADAEIIGKLEYFNPAGSVKDRVAAQMIEDAEAAGKLKEGSVIIEPTSGNTGIGLAAIAASRGYRIILTMPETMSVERRNLLKAYGAEVVLTDGTKGMNGAIAKAEELAKELENSFIPGQFVNTSNPKRHKKTTGPEIWNDTEGKVDIFVSGIGTGGTITGTGEYLKEKNPDIQIVAVEPSSSPVLSKGQSGPHKIQGIGAGFVPDVLNTKIYDEVIAVDDADAFELGRAIARKEGILVGISSGAALWAAIQLAKRPENKGKKIVALLPDTGDRYLSTPMFS; encoded by the coding sequence ATGGCAGGAATCTATCAGAATGTGACAGAATTAATCGGAAACACCCCGTTGGTCCGTTTGAACCGTCTGGAAAAGGAATACGGAGCAGATGCAGAGATCATTGGGAAACTGGAATATTTTAATCCGGCAGGAAGCGTCAAAGACCGTGTGGCGGCACAGATGATCGAAGACGCTGAGGCGGCAGGAAAGCTGAAAGAAGGGTCCGTCATCATTGAGCCCACATCCGGAAATACAGGAATTGGACTGGCGGCGATCGCGGCATCCAGAGGATACCGCATCATTCTTACGATGCCGGAGACTATGAGCGTGGAACGGCGGAATCTGCTGAAGGCATACGGAGCGGAAGTCGTACTGACAGACGGTACGAAAGGAATGAACGGCGCCATCGCCAAGGCCGAAGAGCTGGCAAAGGAACTGGAAAACAGCTTTATTCCCGGACAGTTTGTCAATACATCTAATCCGAAGCGCCATAAGAAGACTACCGGACCTGAGATCTGGAACGATACGGAAGGAAAAGTCGATATTTTTGTATCAGGGATCGGAACCGGAGGTACGATAACCGGAACCGGAGAATATCTGAAAGAAAAAAATCCGGATATTCAGATCGTGGCAGTGGAGCCGAGCAGTTCCCCTGTACTTTCAAAAGGGCAGAGCGGACCTCATAAGATTCAGGGAATCGGGGCAGGCTTTGTTCCGGATGTACTGAATACAAAGATCTATGACGAGGTTATTGCTGTCGATGATGCGGATGCCTTCGAGCTTGGAAGAGCCATCGCCAGAAAAGAAGGGATTTTAGTGGGGATTTCTTCAGGGGCCGCCCTCTGGGCCGCCATTCAGCTTGCAAAACGTCCGGAGAATAAGGGTAAGAAGATCGTTGCCCTGCTTCCGGACACAGGAGACAGATACCTTTCAACACCGATGTTTTCATAA
- the polA gene encoding DNA polymerase I: MEKKLMLIDGHSILNRAFYALPDMTNSKGLHTNAILGFLNIMFKFLDEEKPTHFAVAFDLSAPTFRHEMFKEYKGTRKPMPEELREQVPVIKEVLKAMDIPLMMEEGYEADDLLGTMSVIGEKEGYQVRIISGDRDLLQLATENVQIRIPKTKGGGNVVEDYFAKDVMETYGVTPREFIDMKALMGDASDNIPGIPGIGEKTASKIIKEFKSIENAYEHIEEVMPKRAKNKLEEFYDQGVLSKELATIKLDCPIELSFEDAKFNDIFTGEAYQLLKQLEFKSVLKKFDGEHGEEFSVNLKKVFELDEADQIFSRAKKCEAAGLAVYHEQENTFLGLCIEGKETFLFQTEGFLTRDYLMGQAGELYRTVPRVSMLNVKEFLDELSLSEDDKSIFDAALAAYLINPLKSTYEYDDISRDYLGIMLPSKKELLDKRKSIFEEGKLLPEGEQIIGYEAYVACACIEPLRKKLTETGMLSLYEEIEIPTMVALHDMEVRGIHVDRKALKEYGDQLIGRIEELRELIYKEAGEEFNINSPKQLGVVLFEHMKLEGGKKTKTGYSTSVDVLEKIEHLYPIISYILEYRQLTKLKSTYADGLANYIGDDERIHGKFNQTITATGRISSTEPNLQNIPARVELGRAIRKVFLPEEGYTFVDADYSQIELRVLAHLSGDKNLIHAYEMEQDIHARTASEVFGVPIDQVSSIQRRDAKAVNFGIVYGLSAFGLSQDLKITRKQAQEYIDKYFETYPKVKEYLNREVEKGKEEGFVTTMFQRIRPIPELKSSNFMQRNFGERVAMNSPIQGSAADIIKIAMIRVNMELKKRKLKSRLILQIHDELLIEAHDSEVEEVKGILTREMMSAAKLSVPLSIDIHTGNSWYEAK; encoded by the coding sequence ATGGAAAAGAAATTAATGCTGATCGACGGCCACAGCATCTTAAACCGGGCCTTTTATGCGCTGCCGGATATGACTAACAGTAAGGGCCTCCATACCAATGCGATCCTTGGATTTTTAAATATCATGTTTAAATTTCTGGATGAGGAGAAGCCGACCCATTTTGCGGTGGCTTTCGACTTGAGTGCGCCTACTTTCCGGCATGAAATGTTCAAGGAATATAAAGGAACCAGAAAACCTATGCCCGAAGAATTGAGGGAACAGGTGCCTGTGATCAAAGAGGTTTTAAAAGCCATGGATATACCGCTGATGATGGAAGAAGGCTATGAGGCAGATGATTTGCTTGGCACTATGTCTGTGATCGGAGAAAAAGAGGGTTATCAGGTTCGGATCATTTCCGGAGACAGAGATCTTTTACAGCTGGCCACAGAAAATGTTCAGATTCGTATTCCAAAGACCAAGGGCGGCGGAAATGTAGTAGAAGATTATTTTGCCAAAGATGTCATGGAAACTTACGGTGTGACGCCGAGAGAATTCATTGACATGAAGGCTTTGATGGGAGATGCTTCCGACAATATTCCGGGTATTCCCGGAATCGGAGAAAAGACTGCGTCCAAGATCATCAAAGAGTTTAAGAGTATAGAAAATGCTTATGAGCACATTGAGGAAGTGATGCCGAAGCGGGCTAAAAATAAGCTGGAGGAATTTTATGACCAGGGAGTGCTGAGCAAAGAACTGGCGACGATTAAATTAGACTGTCCGATCGAGCTTTCTTTTGAAGATGCCAAGTTCAATGATATTTTTACAGGGGAGGCTTATCAGCTTTTAAAACAGCTGGAGTTTAAGTCAGTTTTAAAGAAATTTGACGGGGAACACGGAGAAGAATTTTCGGTAAATCTCAAAAAGGTTTTTGAGCTGGATGAGGCAGATCAGATATTTTCCAGAGCAAAAAAATGTGAGGCGGCAGGGCTTGCAGTCTATCATGAGCAGGAAAATACGTTTCTTGGGCTGTGTATAGAAGGAAAAGAGACATTTCTGTTTCAGACAGAGGGCTTTCTGACCAGGGATTATCTGATGGGGCAGGCAGGAGAACTTTACCGCACCGTACCAAGAGTCAGCATGCTGAATGTAAAGGAATTTCTGGACGAGTTGTCATTGAGTGAAGATGACAAGAGCATCTTTGACGCGGCTCTGGCGGCGTATCTTATCAATCCGTTAAAGAGCACTTATGAGTACGATGATATTTCCAGAGACTATCTGGGGATCATGCTGCCTTCCAAAAAAGAACTGCTGGACAAGAGGAAAAGTATTTTTGAAGAGGGGAAACTGCTGCCGGAAGGAGAGCAGATCATCGGCTATGAGGCCTATGTGGCATGCGCGTGCATCGAGCCTTTAAGAAAAAAACTTACAGAAACCGGGATGCTTTCCCTGTATGAGGAGATAGAGATCCCGACGATGGTAGCCCTCCACGACATGGAAGTCAGGGGCATCCACGTGGACCGGAAAGCATTAAAGGAATATGGGGATCAGCTGATCGGGCGTATTGAGGAACTCAGGGAACTGATTTATAAAGAAGCCGGGGAGGAGTTCAATATCAACTCTCCGAAACAGCTTGGTGTCGTTCTGTTCGAGCATATGAAGCTGGAGGGCGGGAAGAAGACCAAGACCGGCTACTCCACCAGTGTGGATGTTCTGGAAAAGATTGAGCATTTATATCCGATTATTTCCTACATTCTTGAGTACAGACAGCTCACCAAGCTGAAATCGACGTATGCGGACGGGCTGGCTAACTATATCGGCGATGACGAAAGAATCCACGGAAAATTCAACCAAACCATCACAGCTACCGGAAGGATCAGCAGCACCGAGCCTAACTTACAGAACATTCCTGCCAGAGTGGAACTCGGCCGGGCTATCCGGAAGGTGTTTCTGCCGGAGGAAGGATATACATTCGTGGATGCGGATTACTCTCAGATCGAACTGCGGGTGCTGGCCCATCTTTCCGGAGACAAGAATCTGATCCACGCCTATGAGATGGAACAGGACATTCATGCCAGAACAGCTTCCGAAGTGTTCGGCGTGCCGATTGATCAGGTGAGCAGTATCCAGAGGCGGGACGCCAAGGCGGTCAACTTCGGGATTGTCTATGGACTCAGCGCTTTTGGCCTGAGTCAGGATTTAAAGATCACCAGGAAACAGGCACAGGAATATATCGACAAATATTTTGAGACTTATCCTAAAGTAAAAGAATACCTGAACAGGGAAGTGGAAAAAGGAAAAGAAGAAGGTTTTGTCACTACGATGTTCCAGAGAATCCGGCCGATACCGGAATTAAAGTCCAGCAATTTTATGCAGAGAAATTTTGGCGAAAGAGTAGCCATGAACTCTCCGATCCAGGGATCAGCGGCTGATATTATAAAGATCGCCATGATCCGGGTCAATATGGAACTGAAGAAAAGAAAATTAAAATCCCGGCTGATCCTGCAGATCCATGATGAACTGCTCATAGAAGCCCATGACAGCGAAGTGGAAGAAGTGAAAGGAATACTAACCAGAGAAATGATGAGTGCCGCAAAGCTCTCTGTGCCGCTGAGCATTGACATTCACACCGGAAACAGCTGGTATGAGGCAAAATAA
- the coaE gene encoding dephospho-CoA kinase (Dephospho-CoA kinase (CoaE) performs the final step in coenzyme A biosynthesis.) yields MKKVIGITGGVGSGKSEVLNILKKEYGAGLIEADRVAHELMEPGAESYEAVVKKFGNSILTDEGTIDRAALGAIVFRDKEKLAVLNSLTHPNVEREILCRMDRMESDPDIRLIVYEAALLTGAEFEQRFDQLWYVFAREDLRFQRLKEGRGYSDEKTASMIKSQPGEESFRKAATHIIDNSGSLNETKQQIAEILGAEV; encoded by the coding sequence ATGAAGAAAGTCATTGGAATCACCGGAGGCGTAGGCTCCGGGAAGAGTGAAGTATTGAACATTTTAAAAAAAGAATACGGGGCCGGTCTCATCGAGGCGGACCGGGTGGCCCATGAGCTCATGGAGCCGGGAGCCGAAAGTTATGAGGCTGTTGTGAAGAAATTTGGAAACAGCATTTTAACGGATGAGGGAACGATCGACCGTGCGGCTCTGGGTGCCATTGTGTTCAGGGACAAAGAAAAACTCGCGGTTTTAAACAGCCTTACCCATCCAAATGTGGAGAGAGAGATTCTGTGCCGGATGGACAGGATGGAGAGTGATCCGGATATCCGGCTGATCGTCTACGAGGCAGCCCTGCTCACAGGGGCAGAATTTGAACAGAGATTTGACCAGCTCTGGTATGTATTTGCCAGAGAAGATCTGAGATTTCAGAGACTGAAAGAGGGAAGAGGCTACTCGGATGAGAAGACGGCTTCTATGATCAAAAGCCAGCCGGGAGAAGAAAGCTTCCGAAAAGCGGCGACGCATATCATTGATAATTCCGGGAGCCTGAATGAGACAAAACAGCAGATTGCAGAAATATTGGGAGCAGAAGTTTAA
- a CDS encoding N-acetyltransferase has protein sequence MDELKIIAVDQSNIDQEHICCAITDKKGETCVSSKKAWMQERFPDGLVFRKLNVRGKVFIEYIPAEHAWIPILAEQYMHINCLWVSGKYKGQGYSDQLLNQCIDDAKKAGKSGLTALSSAKKKPFLSDPGYLKHRGFKTADTADPFYELLYLPFSDDAPVPAFKDCVKQERIPEDGMVIYYSSQCPHTAKYVPLLQKIAESHSLPLSVHKIQTTEQAQNAPAPFTAFSLFYQGRFITNEILSEKKFEKFIEQNF, from the coding sequence ATGGATGAATTAAAAATAATCGCTGTAGACCAAAGCAATATTGATCAGGAACACATCTGCTGCGCTATCACCGACAAGAAAGGTGAAACCTGCGTATCTTCCAAGAAAGCCTGGATGCAGGAACGTTTTCCGGACGGGCTGGTGTTCAGAAAGCTAAATGTCCGCGGAAAAGTATTTATCGAGTATATTCCTGCCGAACACGCATGGATTCCCATACTGGCCGAACAGTATATGCACATCAACTGTCTCTGGGTCTCCGGAAAGTATAAAGGCCAGGGTTATTCTGACCAGCTTTTAAACCAGTGCATTGACGATGCAAAAAAGGCAGGAAAATCCGGTCTCACAGCCCTGTCCTCCGCAAAGAAGAAACCGTTTTTGTCTGATCCCGGATACTTGAAGCACAGAGGGTTTAAGACTGCCGATACCGCAGATCCGTTTTACGAGCTGTTATATCTTCCGTTCTCCGATGACGCACCGGTCCCGGCATTCAAAGACTGTGTCAAACAGGAGAGAATTCCGGAGGATGGAATGGTTATTTATTACAGCAGTCAGTGTCCGCACACTGCAAAATATGTCCCTCTGCTTCAAAAAATCGCAGAGAGCCACAGCCTGCCCCTCTCCGTCCACAAAATTCAAACAACGGAGCAGGCACAAAATGCTCCTGCTCCGTTTACTGCTTTCAGCCTGTTTTATCAGGGCCGTTTTATTACAAATGAAATACTGTCCGAGAAAAAATTTGAAAAATTCATAGAGCAGAACTTTTAA
- a CDS encoding DUF3298 and DUF4163 domain-containing protein, protein MNNKKKLDHLKHQYEDIQIPKDLKQKVKSSIEAGKSENESRRKKARFTGTAAKLGISAAAALFVITVAANANQNMAYAMTKVPVLKNIVRVVTFHSYEEKKNHMEAEIKTPKVTGLKDKKTQKELNREMARYTDMIKKEFSKDLRKNGGGHKSVTTDYQVLLNNDSFLSIRIRTETSEASSDSFSRIYNISKKTGRIMKLGSLFQEKADYRAVISKEIRRQMRQQMKADPYKSYFIDTKKDDVPVDEFKKISGSQNFYLTSSGDLVIVFDKYEVAPGYMGAPEFTISKKLLSSILE, encoded by the coding sequence ATGAACAATAAAAAGAAATTGGATCATCTGAAACATCAGTATGAGGACATTCAAATTCCGAAAGATCTGAAACAAAAGGTAAAAAGCTCAATCGAAGCAGGAAAATCTGAAAACGAAAGCCGCAGGAAAAAAGCGCGGTTCACAGGCACTGCCGCAAAGCTTGGAATATCTGCCGCAGCAGCACTTTTTGTCATCACCGTCGCGGCAAATGCCAATCAAAACATGGCCTACGCCATGACAAAGGTTCCCGTGTTAAAAAACATCGTCAGAGTGGTCACCTTCCATTCTTATGAGGAGAAGAAAAATCACATGGAAGCAGAGATCAAGACTCCGAAAGTGACAGGTCTTAAGGACAAAAAAACACAGAAAGAATTAAACAGGGAAATGGCCCGTTATACGGATATGATAAAAAAAGAATTTTCAAAAGATCTGCGAAAGAACGGCGGCGGACATAAGAGTGTCACGACAGACTACCAAGTGCTTCTGAACAATGACTCTTTCCTTTCCATCCGAATCCGCACCGAGACTTCCGAGGCAAGCTCCGATTCTTTCAGCCGTATTTATAATATCAGCAAGAAGACCGGCAGGATCATGAAGCTTGGCAGCCTGTTTCAGGAGAAAGCGGACTACCGGGCTGTCATATCCAAAGAAATCCGCAGACAGATGAGACAGCAGATGAAAGCAGATCCTTACAAGTCTTATTTCATCGATACGAAAAAAGACGATGTGCCGGTAGATGAATTCAAAAAAATCTCCGGCTCACAGAATTTCTATCTGACATCTTCCGGGGACCTGGTGATCGTATTTGATAAATATGAAGTTGCTCCGGGATATATGGGCGCCCCTGAATTTACAATTTCAAAGAAACTGCTTTCTTCTATCTTGGAATAA
- a CDS encoding RNA polymerase sigma factor, which produces MKKTQKMEDLTAGIILDEYESLYRMAYTYVRNESDAMDIVQESAYKAITKCQTVKPRYLKTWIYRITINTAIDLIRKNKKEVIGIEDYEYGAEDSYQDFDTLDALNVLSPREKQVIVLRFFEDMKLAEIAEILNENLNSVKSVLYRSLKKLKTELTEGEEHYEQ; this is translated from the coding sequence ATGAAAAAGACACAGAAGATGGAAGATCTGACAGCCGGTATCATTCTCGATGAATATGAAAGCCTGTACCGCATGGCCTATACTTATGTCCGCAATGAAAGCGACGCCATGGATATCGTTCAGGAAAGCGCATATAAAGCGATCACCAAATGTCAGACGGTAAAGCCCCGGTATCTGAAAACCTGGATTTACCGGATTACCATCAACACGGCCATTGATCTGATCAGAAAAAATAAGAAGGAAGTCATCGGAATCGAAGACTACGAATACGGTGCCGAGGATTCCTACCAGGATTTTGATACGCTGGACGCATTAAATGTATTGAGTCCCAGGGAAAAGCAGGTCATCGTCCTCCGTTTCTTCGAGGACATGAAGCTTGCTGAAATCGCTGAGATACTAAACGAAAACTTAAACTCAGTAAAATCAGTGCTTTACCGCAGTCTCAAAAAATTAAAAACCGAACTGACAGAAGGAGAAGAACATTATGAACAATAA
- a CDS encoding MBL fold metallo-hydrolase, protein MELTSIASSSEGNSIFVGSKETKLLVDCGISAKRIEKSLDELDTRASELSGILITHEHSDHIKGLGVMLRRYGLPVFATAKTIDAVLDSRYIGKVDKDLFHPIEADHPFQLDDITVEASHVWHDAADPVCYSFYSEGFKASIATDLGDYDEYLVEKIRDSHILFVEANHDVNMLQVGSYPYYLKRRILGDHGHLSNERCAQLIEDTVTEKTQKVYLGHLSKENNFAELAYETVKVALTEPDFLMEVAKRDCISSITKVS, encoded by the coding sequence ATGGAATTAACAAGTATTGCAAGCAGCAGCGAAGGCAACTCTATATTCGTAGGTTCAAAGGAAACCAAGCTTTTGGTGGACTGCGGCATCAGTGCCAAGAGGATTGAAAAGTCTCTGGATGAACTGGATACCAGGGCGTCTGAGCTTTCCGGCATACTGATCACCCATGAGCACTCCGACCACATCAAGGGGCTGGGAGTGATGCTGAGAAGATATGGACTTCCGGTCTTCGCCACGGCAAAGACCATCGACGCGGTTTTGGACAGCAGGTACATCGGAAAGGTAGACAAGGACTTGTTTCATCCGATTGAGGCGGATCACCCGTTTCAGCTCGACGATATCACAGTGGAGGCATCCCATGTCTGGCACGATGCGGCAGACCCGGTATGCTATTCCTTCTATTCAGAAGGGTTTAAGGCCAGTATTGCCACGGATCTTGGGGACTACGATGAATATCTGGTGGAAAAAATCAGAGATTCCCATATCCTGTTTGTGGAGGCAAACCATGATGTGAATATGCTCCAGGTGGGAAGTTATCCCTATTATCTGAAGAGGCGCATACTGGGAGACCACGGACACCTGTCCAATGAGCGGTGTGCCCAGCTTATAGAAGACACTGTGACAGAAAAGACTCAGAAAGTTTATCTGGGACATTTAAGCAAGGAGAACAATTTTGCAGAGCTCGCCTATGAGACGGTAAAGGTTGCGCTTACAGAGCCGGATTTCCTGATGGAGGTGGCAAAGAGAGACTGCATTTCATCCATCACAAAAGTCAGTTAA
- a CDS encoding ACT domain-containing protein — protein sequence MDKTVITVVGKDNVGIIAKVCTYLANNHVNILDISQTITGGFFNMMMVVDSSEATKDITIFSEELKQIGEELGVVIQAQNEKIFNVMHRI from the coding sequence ATGGATAAGACAGTAATTACAGTGGTAGGGAAAGATAATGTTGGTATTATCGCAAAGGTCTGTACCTATCTGGCCAACAATCACGTGAACATTCTGGATATTTCCCAGACGATCACAGGAGGATTTTTCAACATGATGATGGTTGTGGATTCTTCCGAGGCGACAAAAGATATCACCATATTCTCAGAGGAATTAAAACAGATCGGAGAAGAGTTAGGCGTTGTCATTCAGGCACAGAACGAAAAGATTTTTAATGTAATGCACAGGATTTAA
- a CDS encoding PFL family protein: MININEVIETNKMISEMNLDVRTITIGISLLDCVGSTLSEVKENIYNKITTVAKDLVKTGKDIEKEFGIPIVNKRISITPIALVAGNVCKTSDDFVELAKVLDKAAKQVGVNFLGGYSALVSKGMTKADELLIRSIPKAMAETDFVCSSVNVGSTKTGINMDAVKLIGEMIKETAELTKDNDCLGCGKFVVFCNAPDDNPFMAGAFHGVTETDSVINVGVSGPGVVKRAIELVHGENFEVLCETIKKTAFKITRVGQLVAKEASKRLGIPFGIIDLSLAPTPAVGDSVGEILEEIGLEYTGAPGTTAALAMLNDQVKKGGVMASSYVGGLSGAFIPVSEDQRMIDAVNAGALTLEKLEAMTCVCSVGLDMIAIPGKTKASTIAGLIADEMALGMINQKTTAVRIIPAIGKDVGDQVEFGGLLGYAPVMPVNEFSCDDFINRGGRIPAPIHSFKN, translated from the coding sequence ATGATAAATATTAATGAAGTAATCGAAACAAATAAGATGATCTCAGAGATGAATCTGGACGTCAGAACCATCACCATCGGGATCAGCCTGCTGGACTGTGTCGGCTCCACTCTCTCTGAAGTAAAAGAAAATATTTATAATAAAATCACAACAGTGGCGAAAGATCTTGTGAAAACCGGGAAGGATATTGAAAAGGAGTTTGGGATTCCTATCGTAAATAAAAGGATTTCCATTACTCCGATCGCACTGGTGGCGGGGAATGTCTGCAAGACATCGGATGACTTCGTAGAGCTTGCAAAGGTGCTTGACAAGGCCGCAAAGCAGGTGGGCGTCAATTTCCTCGGAGGATATTCCGCACTGGTGAGCAAAGGCATGACGAAAGCGGATGAACTGCTGATCCGTTCCATACCGAAAGCCATGGCAGAAACGGATTTTGTCTGCTCTTCTGTCAATGTCGGAAGCACAAAGACCGGCATCAACATGGACGCCGTAAAGCTGATCGGCGAGATGATCAAAGAGACTGCCGAACTGACCAAAGACAATGACTGTTTAGGATGCGGAAAGTTTGTCGTATTCTGCAACGCTCCGGATGACAATCCGTTTATGGCGGGCGCCTTCCACGGCGTGACAGAGACAGATTCCGTGATCAATGTGGGAGTCAGCGGCCCCGGCGTTGTGAAGCGTGCCATCGAGCTGGTGCACGGGGAGAATTTTGAAGTTCTCTGTGAGACTATCAAGAAGACAGCGTTTAAGATTACCCGTGTGGGACAGCTGGTTGCCAAGGAAGCATCCAAACGCCTTGGAATTCCGTTCGGCATCATCGACCTTTCCCTTGCGCCGACCCCGGCAGTGGGTGACAGCGTTGGAGAGATTTTAGAGGAGATCGGTCTGGAGTACACAGGTGCACCGGGAACTACGGCGGCTCTTGCCATGTTAAATGACCAGGTGAAGAAGGGCGGTGTCATGGCATCTTCTTACGTGGGAGGTTTAAGCGGAGCTTTTATTCCAGTCAGCGAAGACCAGAGGATGATCGATGCGGTCAATGCAGGCGCCCTGACTCTGGAGAAATTAGAGGCTATGACCTGTGTCTGCTCCGTGGGACTTGATATGATCGCTATTCCGGGAAAGACAAAAGCATCAACGATTGCTGGACTCATCGCCGATGAGATGGCTCTCGGAATGATCAACCAGAAGACTACCGCAGTCAGGATCATCCCGGCCATCGGAAAAGATGTGGGAGACCAGGTGGAATTCGGAGGTCTTTTGGGATATGCTCCGGTCATGCCGGTCAATGAATTTTCCTGTGATGATTTTATTAACCGCGGCGGAAGGATTCCTGCGCCGATCCACAGTTTTAAAAATTAG